The Streptobacillus ratti nucleotide sequence TAGGATATTATTTAAACAAGAAAATATATTTAAAGGAAAAGGAATATAAGCAAAAGATAAATACTGACATATTAACATCACTTACTAAAAAAGAATATATGAAAATTGATGAAGGTTTAGATGGAGAAATTATGACACTTTTAATATCTGATAGTGATATAGTTTCTAAGGCATATATATCTGATTTAACAAAAATAGTAATAGGAATATTATCATTTATAGCAGCTACTGTGTTTGGATTTTTAACTTCTATTAGTCTTACTGTATTTTCATTGATTTTATGTCCTGTGTCTTTATTAATATTTAAATATATTTCAGATAAGATAGAAAAATCATGGAAGTTAAGACAGGAAAGTCAAGAAGACAGTCAACAAATTTTGCAAGAAATATTTGTAAATAAAATACATTTAAAGATACTTAAAAGTGAAAATTTTGCTATAAAATTACTTAAAGAAAGATATGTTAAATTTTTAGATAGTAATTATGAAAATTCAAAACTACAGTGGCAGTTATATACTCTATCTATGTTATCAGGTCTTTTGTTTGATAGTTTAAATTTAATGTTTAGTTTTTACCTAATATTAAATAACAAATTAACTATAGGAGGGTTTATAGGATTTAGTTTACTTATTAGAAATTTTACATGGATATTTTATGAATTACCTAATAATTTAGTTAAAATAAAACAAGCAATAGTTTCATTTGAAAGAATAAATGAATTTATACATATTGAAAATATTGATGAGTTTAAAGTAAATGATATATCTAGTATTAAATTAGAAAATATTACTTTTTCATATATTGAAGGAGAAGAAGTTTTAAAAGATATATCTTTTGAGGTAAATGGAGAAAAGAGTAAAATATCAATATTAGGTAAATCAGGATCAGGTAAAAGTACGCTTTTAAAAATTCTTTTAGGACTATATAAACCAAATAAAGGAAATATATTTATTAATGATAAAAAAGTAGACATATTACCTAAAAATATTTTTAATTATGTTCCACAAAAAATAGAACTTTTCCCTTTTTCGATTAAAGAAAATATATTGATGGGTAGAAATATATCTGAAGAAAAATTAAATGAAATAATAGAAAAAACAAATTTAAAAGAATTTATAGATGAAAAAGGATTGGATTA carries:
- a CDS encoding ATP-binding cassette domain-containing protein, which produces MMKIIKLCREIKVYYIWLLALIFSILEFLIARGIIKLEENFNTKNISFLLLLILLLSLIGYYLNKKIYLKEKEYKQKINTDILTSLTKKEYMKIDEGLDGEIMTLLISDSDIVSKAYISDLTKIVIGILSFIAATVFGFLTSISLTVFSLILCPVSLLIFKYISDKIEKSWKLRQESQEDSQQILQEIFVNKIHLKILKSENFAIKLLKERYVKFLDSNYENSKLQWQLYTLSMLSGLLFDSLNLMFSFYLILNNKLTIGGFIGFSLLIRNFTWIFYELPNNLVKIKQAIVSFERINEFIHIENIDEFKVNDISSIKLENITFSYIEGEEVLKDISFEVNGEKSKISILGKSGSGKSTLLKILLGLYKPNKGNIFINDKKVDILPKNIFNYVPQKIELFPFSIKENILMGRNISEEKLNEIIEKTNLKEFIDEKGLDYEIKLNEDINLSSGQIQKIGIARALIEDKILIFDEPFANVDNETEDKISKLLYKINLPVILISHRDSKFIQHSKNILL